The Salvia miltiorrhiza cultivar Shanhuang (shh) chromosome 2, IMPLAD_Smil_shh, whole genome shotgun sequence DNA window gtaaacacaaattttttgtatttcaatttgataaaatacaaaagtgcgttacaaagataatttgatagaatttGATGGAGTTTTGCGGGTTGCGGTCTCTAATcgatcctctgattcttctcttccattttgtTCTTGAATAATCTCGGAGGTTCTTGgaatatttgatttgatgacgatAAATCCAAAGGGCTTCAATCCATGATTTTGAATTGCACGtcgaatttgatttgatttggataagaacgtccttagaattttgtaagaacgcccttagaattttgtaagaacgccttgaagctttcgatcttgaagatttgaaggcttgatcacttgaagatttgaatgcttgatcacttgaagctttgaagatCTTGAATTCTCGAATTCTTGAACTCTTAatgctttgaagatcttgaattcttgaactcttgaagctttgaagaTCTTGAATTCTTGCAAGAATTCTTCTAGCTCTCCAATTCTCCTCCACTCCAACTTATGTCTTGTGAGCatccccaacacctctatttatagatgtaggAGGTGGGCCtcatgggctttatgggctttgggccttcatgcaCGGGCCTTAGGACTTTAGGTGTTGGGAACcttatggaatatcctaatccttgttttgatgataccaaaatccataggtcttaattgtaatagactagaactgtttgaactcaagtgttagagttcgtttctagtttagtttgcggttctgaagactgaagactgaagactgaaggacgaaggactgaagactgaagataccaactgaagtatcagttgaagaatcatttcggaactgattacttaatgcgtgccgcgtggactcagcggactgatactaaagtcaagtatcagttaaacattcttcctcggactgaacttccaacgttcaaaggaagccacgtactccaaaagtacagtcgcattaaatgcagagatctcaggatcatccctctctgcagaggtcattcctatttggtggctactttatcagagacgtcacatctcctgctcttcaacatagtcgttcccaccaaacaaggaacctcgaagattgaagcctcagcccaaattcgaaaagctctccaacgaaagaaatcttgaagacgttctacgccaacggatctattcaagacctctcctataaatagcgctcgaggatcacttcaatcttcaccgattcaacgacataagctgaaactctgcaaaaatagtttctcagccaaaagcttagttggcaagttttcaaacctcttttcgagagatagaatcgagtgtttgagtggttaaggagttcagaaaggtactctgactccgtgagatcctagtgcaaggtcgtgctaggagtgagaaatccaacgcgagtgaagtgttggtactgaagagtggaatcttcagtggtacgattgtgtgcacccgacaagcacacggttcggtttgcagtgcacaagttaagcacttgcggagtgaattgttggtctgatcaatcgaccgtggatgtaggaagtggtttccgaaccacgtaaaagtctctgtgttatttacagcttttagttttacattcttacttgtgttctttcatttgataaactgaattctgattaactgcaaagagaaacttaagactaacaacgcgctcaaccgaggctattacgaaataaagttatttccgctgcgtatgatatcagtctgactgatctatccactgatagtcaggaagagtgatagcatctctgttttagcaaactcgactgaagcctttacgtgcatcagttaagttccagtaacttaactgataactccttactgaagagtttttcagtatcagtcgtcaaccctgtttggtcaaaactcctttctgttaacaggtgtcttagtttgcttgcaaagtttcgtttttatctctatcttgagatctctCTAtcttagaggagaaaaatagcccataggtgtattccccctcatacacctattcgagaccctccggacctaacattaGGTGTCCatgagcccattaattcatttatactccctccgtccctgaaatggcttcctctttggggacggcacgggttttaataaaaagttgtaaagtgtattgatagtggagaaaaaataatataattattattggaagttgtgaaagatgttataattagtattgagagtggtgaaaagtgaaaagtaagaataaataaagtattattagtggtggggtaggtgtccaaaaatggaaagaaagaaagaggaagttatttgggggacgtcccaaaatggaaaaagaggaagttattttagggacggagggagtattaaatattaattatatatctatttaatttaggattAAAAtcccttttaataaaatagaagatataatcaaatatttaattcatgaatttacacgtgtcatgatttaattcgacgatAATTTTAATTGTCTACACTTGTATATATAACGGTATTATAAAATCGTTAAGCATTTGATATTATGGCAGCCTACTTGTTTATTTGAAAAACTATGACTATTTTTGCATGTTAAACTAGTCGTGGAATTGTTGCATTCTGGGGTAAATAGTTTTCAACACTTATCATTGCTTGATCTTGGAATAAAATCTAGAATTTTAATGAATTCAATTTACTAGTCATGCAAAGATAATCAACGGGTGTGTCTGTGTTTTGTGTGTGGTTACTGGTTAGCTTGTGATATGAATATGACTGAGTATTTGACAAGTGGTGTATGTGTTTGTATGTTATCAGGGGATGCTACTTCCAAGAAGGGACAAAGATCAAGATGGAGATGAGCGTGAATGAAGCGTTGGAGAGGTAGATGAGGACTTTGTTGGAGTGGATAAGCCGGAAAGTGAATCGAAATATGTAATGATCATAtatacttgatacttggttcattcGAATGACAATGTATGAATATtatggatgatatataatattgatattattgattttatcattttgttgttttaaagttatttatttatttcttgtgataaataacataaaaattgagaaaaaaatattaaatattaaagattaaAGATAAcagttaaaaccgttataaaaagtacaaaaaactcTTAACTATGatggaaaaatatatatatatatatatatatatatatatctaatacataacggtaaaaatattaaaacataacGGTTTCTACCGTTATGTatttcttacaaagataacggtttaaatcgttataaaaagtacaaaaaactgttaactatgatgggaaaaaaaatctaatacataacggtaaaatctTGATACATAACAGTGATGAACTGTTATATATAactattatagataacggttataTACCATTACGTATGAGCgtatcgtaccgttatctatactagtatacataacagtttttctaccgttatgtatgaccgtatcatagataacaccactatacttatcaatttttttgggtcatagataacggaaaatccgttatctatgggCGTTTTTTTAGTAGTGAAACTAAGATAAAAAGATAATAATTTTTCCTTTTGGTTATTTGAACATCATCAAAGATGACCGACTTTCGTTCCTTTGGGCCATAGGAAGACCAATACATGAGTGAGATATTCTGTACCGAACATGAGTGAGATATTCTGTGCTGAAACAACTGGAACAATCTGCATCAAGATGACTTAAACAATTTGTGCCAAGTTAACTGAGAAGATCTACACTATGGAGACCTAAATGATATGTGCTGATAATACTTTAGATGATCTGCACTAAGACAGCTGAAACAATTTGCACTGAGATAACTGAGACAATCTGTGTGGAGCATAAACAACTACCGAGGTAGTGTTTAACTTTCACGACTTACAATTTCGTGACGCGGCTAAGTTACTACTTAAGGTATTTCCCTCTGCAGCGCGGCTAAGTTACCACTTAAGGTATTTCCCTCCGCAGCGCGGCTAAGTTACCAGTTAAGGTATTTCTCTCCGCAGCGCGGCTAAGTTACCACTTAAGGTATTTCCCTCCGCAGCGCGGCTGTGCTGTCATTTAAGGCTCAAATAAGTGCAACACGACCGATAATTCTACAGCACAACTGACAATTCTGGAGCACAACTAATAACTCTGCAGTGCAGCTTAATAATTCTGGAGCACGCTATCAATTTTGCAGCGCAATTGATAATTCTGGAGCGCATCTTAATAATTTTGGAGCGTAGCTAATAACCCTGCAGCGCAGCTTAATAATTCTGCAGCGCGGCTTAATAATTTTTGCAGCGCAGCTTAATAATTTCTTGTTGCTTTCATTCTTTTTCATGTTATGACTTATGATATTTATCATAATTATTCAAGTTTTTCCCAAAACTTGCTTATCATGTGCTACAATAATTATTAAGAATAAATTTGTTAGTAACATATGAGAGCCCCTAAAGACAGGGCTGTAAATCAACTTAGTAAATAATCTTAGAATACTTGGATACTAAGATCAACATTAGAAAGTATAATCATGGCTAACTTCATGCATGaacttacaaacactcttttcggTCAGTTGagaagaggtttgaaaactacCAACTATATTACAaagaacaggctctctgtaatttTAATCTAGGATTAGGATATACAAGGAAAATGCCTAGAttatctaagagaatgtatgtaatcagatAACTGATTTTAGCTttgggtattctcttcttcgactCAAACTATAGAAAGATATATAAGTATAGGCTGACTCGCAATTTGGCAGAGGTTCATCAAGTtgtgtttgaatcggtgaagattgagtTTGAACGATGAGCCTATTTATAGACAAAGTCTCAATAGATCCATTGGTGGAGATTGTCTTCAGATTTTTCAGTTGAGAGAGGCTTGGGATTCGGGCTCAGGTCTTCAATCTTCTGATCTCCTTGAGTGTAAAGGACGTAAAGTCTTCTATCTAGGAGATTGTGTTGCAGGCCGATGTGACACAGCATGAGTGGCTTTGTGTCAGGAAAGGACGATCTCGTATCTTGACTTTTAAGGCTCTTGTCCTTTGCACCTTGTCAAGCGGATGACTGCTTCAGTTTCATGCGAGGTGGACTGAACTATCTTTTAGTATCAATCCAAGTAGATTCTGCTAGTCTTCAGTGTGTTTCCTTTAGTTGGCTCTACGTGTAACTGATCTTTAGTCCTTGATTCCACTTTCCCCAGCTTCAGTCTTTAGTATCAGTTAGGAAACTTTAGTCTTCAAACTTTGATCTTCGGTTTTCAGTCTTTGCTGCTTCAGTCTAAGCTAAGTAGGACTAAAACATTTAAGTCCACAAAGAGATAGCTAAAAGAAATGccttttaattgttttggtatcatcaaaaccagGAGGTTGGATATATCTTTTTGTGTTCCAACAGTACCATTTCGACTTTAGCGTCCTCCAAACTATTCCCTCCGTTCCAATAAAACTGATCACTTTTTTTTCggtacgaaaattaagaaagtgATAGTTGTGCTTTAATCGCAGACGGCGGATCGATAGAGGCAGCGGCAGATAAAATGAAAACCCTTGAACGAGGCTACGGTTAGATAACATAAAGCAGGTAGGCTTTAATTAgaatattaatttaacttaacCTAAGGGGTTTAATTAAGCCCAAATCAGGCCCTATTTTAAAAAAGGGTCACTTTTAATGAGATAAACTAAAATAGAAAGGTGGTCAATTTTATtgggataaaaaaaatactacatcTTTGGCTTCGTCACTATTTATGGTGGAacaatattgtaattttttttttattaatcacattttaaaaatattcaatattattGGGAGTTGATCGATGGTTGGGGATGAGACTCAGGAAGAAAGTTTGGGTGAAACCGAGAAGAGGTCGGTTTCGGGTGGACGTGGATGCTCAGTATGATTTGGAGAAAATGGAGTATGGAGTGGGAATCATTGTGCGTGACTTTGAAGGGAAGATTTTGTGTGTGGCAGCAAAGAAAACTTCGCTAGCAACGAGCTCGATGATGGTGGAGATGATGGTCGTTGTTCATGGTATTATCCTTTGTACTGAAAAAGAGGTTGCTCCGATAGAGATCTTTACGGACTCTACTCTTGCTGCTAGAACGATGATGGATGAAGAGGAGATAGCGCACTGTTTACCGGAAGATATCCAAGACATACTTTACGTCGCTCGACAAAATTTGTTGATTGGGATTCGACATGCTTATCGCGAGGCGAATGGTGCTGCACATTCTCTCGCTCTTTTTGCCGATCGCTCACCGGAATTTGTGTGCTGGTCATGTAATTTCCCTTCCTAGTTAAGGGACATTGTTGATGCAGATATTgcttaatgtatgaatttttcttccccctatatatatatatatatatatatatatatatatatatatatatatatatatatatatgggtgggctagggtgaaaacaccccttagtgtttaaaataggaataaataTTAACCATAGATCTAATTAATCCTGCGGTCCAGATTAGATTATTACGTACTGCTCGGTCCAAATTAAAACAGGTTGTGAATCATACATAATTAATCGGACAAGGGTAATTTGGTCCAAAAGAAAATCGGCCGATGATCTTCACCAAACTTGCTCCGAAAATAGCACCCCATTTAATTGGAAATTCATTTATGGTATTATTTGACTGCGACTTAAAATTATTCGATTAGATCAGACGAATCTTTGAATATTATTGCCATATCTAATCTATTTTGTGGAgaagtaataaataattattttttatggtaTGAATTAGAAGGTGTATGATTTATTTTCCCAGATACTCTCTTTATCCCTTTCCGGCGGGGGGCGATTCAGATGAAAGGTACCAAAAAAATTTCTGGCATTGGTGTTGAATTCTTGGTAAGCTCTATCCTCTATTGCAGTGAGAAATCAGTTTCTTCAATTTGCCTTTTAGGTGTTCAATAGATTGTTTGAgaggtaattttttttcttcaagcTTTTATCTTTTCGTTTTTGTCCAGACTTTTAGCCCAGAGGGCGATTCCGACGAAAATTTCAGAAAAAATAACATGCGGTAAAGGATTTCGGAATCAAAGAGAGCTGCTATGTAGATTATAATGTTGtgctttgtttttgtttttggtaTCTTGGTTGAAAAAAATGGCGAATTGGATATGAACACTCGGATCGGCTGTAGTTTTTGTTTGGTGTTCCGATTTCGTGCAATATGAATCAGTAGTGATATGTTTGGAtaaaaaggataatttttttaatgatttgTAATTTTATGAGTCAAACACCAATTTATATTTTCGACAGGAGAACGCGAAATGATGTTttgataattttgaaattttgttcatttttgtttatattttggaTGTGTATGAGTGTTCCAGTGGGATATTTTGTGGTTGTGTTGGTGTGAGAGTATGCGAAATGTTGTTTTGATGTGTAAAATAAGCTTGAGTTGGTTAATTGAACCacattatgtatattatgaatCGTTGTTGTGTAGTATGAACCATGCCTAAATGTAGGATGATCCAttggtaatatttttaaaacctaTAATTATATGTTTGAATCAGTTGGTGGTTGTGCATGAACCAAATAATGTGGATGAATTATATATTGTATCCAATGAACCAATGCAGATGAAGCATGAATCAGTATGTATACTTTTCAGCAAATGATGTTAACTTGTGtttgtaatatttaaattactatttttttttgtgaaccCTATCATCGTCTAACAATTGCATCGATATTGTGAATTGCAGCTTGCCTTGCTCAGAAGAAGGGGGAATGCATTATAATGTGAGAGAAATGAGAATGCAGATGAATTGTATTTCCTAAAAAATGGGACAGAATGcatattcaaaattcaaatgaaCATGATACGGgcaaaaaataaagaagttatATACATATCAATCAAAAACAATAGGCATTCTGAAttaataaaaaatcctaaataaTACTACGAAAAAAATCGTAAAATGCATTCTAATTCATGTTATTATACTATTATGGGAATTATGAAAACATTAATCACATGAATCACACAGATCATTGCATGAAATTCAGATTAGATGAGCTGAGCTGGATTAAAATCTAATGAAAATTCGTGCTGAATCAACGGGCGATTCATGCaagataattttcaatttagttttgcaACATAATATGATTCAtgcaatatactccctccgtccatgaaagaactttctaggagggagtggcacgggttttaataaaatgttgtatagtgtattgagagtggagaaaatgttgtaaagtgtattgagaattgtgaaaaagtattaataatttattgtgttgttttaattaatgttatttgagtggtgggaattgtctttggtggggtattgtcccaaaataggaaaaagtaggaagctctttcgtggacgtcccgaaatagaaaaataggaagttctttcgtggacggagggagtatatgtgaTTAGTAATTCCAGCAAATCATGTCGTAAGAAGTATCTGTTTAGAAGAATTCCAAAAAAATATGATAGAAGCAATATTTGCAtaagatatatttttattttttagcaaTGATATGCATTGAAATGGAAAGAGATTAATGAAATAAAAGTTACCAAATCTGAGAAGATATGTTACAGGCgttagttttatttataatgACAAAAAAATCCTCCAATGCAATAGGCGTCAGTTTTATTGCTGATCTTTGGGATGATTTTAAGTCATAGGATCTTGGAAAATAAAGAGCCGAGATCCATTCCTATTTTATGCAAAATaatctgtttttattttagcccacctctatatatatatatatatattcaaatgtAATGTTGGGCTGGCAAGTGATGTTTAccttatattttaatatagtgATCGATTAGTACTGTTTATTATAATTTTGGCTCATAATATTAGTCTACGTATCAACAATTATCTTATCAATTACTACttctttatatattaaaaactcaaaaaaaatattgaatattaGTTAAAACTCTACGACCAAAACCCTCAATCAATAAATACCTCAAACCCTCGAAACGATCTGTCGAAATCAGTGGCGCCGCCAGCCATGGAGACCCGAAACACACGCCGATCTCTCCATCTCCCAGAAGAAATCATCGAAGAAATACTGTCAAGACTTGCGGTGAAATCAGTGTTGAGATTGAGGTGCGTTTTGAAGTCATGGCGGTCTTTGATCGACAGCGAAAGATTCATCAAAACCCACCTCCAAAATTCACTAAAAGACACAGCTTTTTCCCATCACAGGCTCATTCCTTATTATTCTCTGACCTTGAGCGGCTATAGGGAGTTGTTTTATATCGTGGGTTGCTGTAATGGACTGGTCTGCTGCATCATTCACGAGTTAGGGCGTTTTTTCTTGTGGAATCCTGCCACCAGAATCTCCAAGGAATTACCGAAAATAGAGAATGTGGATAGGCTCTTGTCCACATACGGGTTCGGTTGGGATGAATCGACCGGTGTATACAAGGTGTTTGTGTTGTTTTACCCTAGCAGCAGAGGCAGCAAGCGTATGGGTAAGGTTTATAGTTCAAACACAAATTCATGGAAAACAGTTGAGCGTTGTGATTTTCTTCGCGTACATGGTAAAGGGCATTTTGTGAATGGAAAGCTTCATTGGCTTAGGGAGGAGAAGAATGTTAGGGAAATTGTTacatttgatttgaagaaggaGGAGTTTGGATTGATGAAGCTTCCATACGAGTCAATATCGGTGAGGTTGGGCGTGAACGAGGGTCGCCTAATTACGACGTGTGAAAATAAGGATGAGTTTGATATATGGGTAATGGAGCAGGATTCTTCTTGGGTGAAGGTGAAAGCCACGGATGTTGTTGTTTATGAGCCTTCGTCTGAATGTATTTTGTTGCAAGACCTACTTTGCACATCTCATGAGAATAGCATATTAATTTTTGGACGGGCTTATAAGGTATTACGTGGATCGACTTTAAAACTCTACGATCGTGTCTATCACAAGAAAGGCGAAGCTTACTCGCCACCGCATCTCTACGTCCAAACTTTAGTCTCTCCGGTGCTACTATCAAGTAGCTAGGCTATTCGGAATTCAGCAACCCTTGCTCCGCTCCCtcaattcttttaattaatctctttttttttttttttactttggcaAATACTTTTAGattgatgaagaaaaaatatttcattttagtGTTTTTCTTAAGTTCATACCGACCTTTAAAGCAATATCGACTCCAATATTTAATACATTTATAAAGTTAGTAATATTTGATAATTGTTCTCTAATTCACCGCATACTTGATTAGATGAACAACTTTATGTTTATCGGATCATCTAATTCTTCAAATACAACGAATATGAATTTGTCTACCTTTACATAATCTATACaaaatatcattcaagttcattatgGATAGCAAACGCAGCAAACTATCCCTCTTCTTTTTGAAGAAATCATGGAAGAAATAATGTCGGTGAAATCATGCATTGTGAATCTTGTAACTTTGTAGGGGTAATAGAGCcctaaaatacataaactttgatacatttATGATTTTGCGCATCAACTTCAAATCCTTCatctaaatacatgaactttcattGTTTTTATGATTTTGTATATGATGAACATTTTCAGCGAATGAATATTGAGGTAAAAATCAAAATTGTATGTGTGGCTTATAAGGCTTCCTAAATGATGTAATTAGACATAATGTACATATAATTTGTCAAAAATGTTTATCATGCGCAAAATCAGAAATAAATGAAAGGTCGTGTAGTTGAAGACATGATTTTAAATTCATgtccaaaattaaaaatatatgaaacGACGCTACTACCCCTTCATTTTATAATATGAtatgtatttgtttttttttttttaagttaattaattaagttacaaACGTCCCACAAAATCAGAATTTCTATACTAAAGTTGAATAGTTGATTTTGAATGCGGCGGCGGGTAAAAGAAGATGTTAAGACCAAATACTATTAGCATCTGTTTCCAACCAACCGAAAAAGTGATACTACTTCGTTTGCTATATATCTTTTGAGACTACTAATCTCACGTTTTCATGCATCGTAGGCTATATATTGGGTGGTTGTTAGTAATAGtacataaaaaagagagctgTGAGGAAAGAGGTGAAGATTTGCAGCATGTAGTTGATCCGAAAATAGAGTTTGTTTTGTATTTGTGGAAAAATAATGTTAGAGGTGTGCATGTTGGCAGATGATATAATCTCCCTACTGCCATTGCAAGAAGCAGTAGCCACTAGGAAACATGATTGACAGGGGCATTCCTTGACGATGAATATGCAGAGTATTCAACATACATAAGTATAACTAGGAGACTTATACTGCATACTCAACTAGATAATTCCTAAAATACTCTGAAAAGCAAATGATGTTTACATTGTTATTTACTTGGCAGCACATATGCATCCATCCTAGGTTGAAACTGTTCTTCTTCATACAAATAGCCACCATCCTTGGATGAGGATCCCTTCTTCTTCACTTTCATTAGCTCAATTTTCTCCCTAGTCTGCAGCCATTACTAACAACTGCAACGGAAATCTATCGACGGTCACCTAAAGCATCTTATTTTTCTTCACAGAACTTGGAGTAATGCTCAGGGTCCATCAAGCTTTTCACTTCTTCCGCATTAGCCATCTCCACCTTTGCCATCCATCCCCTTTCGTAAGGGCTTGCATTCATCTAACAATCCATAGATTATTATtgtgaaatttaaaaatgaagAAATCATGAGTTATAGCCATCGACAAGATGTTCCAAGTGACCATCCCAACCTTTATAACTCACCAATCCAGGAGAACCGGTGAGCTCCGTGTTAACCTCAACCACTTTTCCTGAAACGGGAGAGTTGATATCGCTGGTTGATTTCATGCTTTCAACAGTGCCAAAAACTGCGCCCTGTTTCACTTCAGCTCCCTCATCAGGTAGTCCGACAAATATAATGTGGCCTAAGTGGTCTAGGGCGTGATCACTAATGCCTATAGTAACACAATTACCTTCAACTTTCACCCATTCATGAGACTCGGCATACTTTAGATCATCAACGACTGCACGGAGTTCACACAAACGTTCATTATAAATCATATACGAATACATTAAATTTCAGTCTCAATTCTACTGAAACCACACAACACCAAGTGGGAGGAATCTAACTAAAGAATTAGCTGCTTTTCCTAATTCATTTATCCTATAGGCAAGGAAATGCTTTACCAAACTATTCTCTACCCATCATACTAAATTCTAAAACAGCTTGCAGTCCAAATTCTAGTCATTTTTCTTCAAGAGAGAGAAGCAATGCAAATATGCAATATCAACTAACCTAATAAGGGCACTAATCTTTATGCTCCAAAAAGGAGGAGAGCTATTGTTCCCAAGAGTTGTCAAGAACAAGGGGAACATCACAATAATCTTAACTTAGAAGACATTGGTGGGATTCAAACCCATGATGTTCGTTTCAAGAATTGGCAACTCCACAAACCCCTTCATCACTTCTAAAACAGCACTCAATTTCTACAAATCACATACAAAAGGAAACGAGCAACATATGAAACAAGCCCCCCTCCCAATTTCAGCGAAAGAGCAAAATCAATCTTTCGACACACTTAATTATTAAAATGTGAGACAAAGAGAACAATCACCATAAAAACGAAGACATAAATAAATTGTCACAGATAAACACAAAATATAGTGAACGGATATAACAATGTATGAACTGCAAAGAGAGAAACCAGCAATATTGTCCCACTGATCCAAACCATAACCCTTACAAAAAGATTAAATCTTTACAATTAATATGACGGATTCAGTACAAAATAAGCGTGAAGAGGGCAATTGTGACCATACCAGTGGCTAAACCTCTATTGTGAGCGGAAATTTTAAGGTATGAAGCGAGCCTTGTCGCCCACAATTTCGAAGCCATATTTAAGAACGACTTACATTCACAAAAGATCGACCACCGATTCGTTGGCAGCGATTATTCATCCTATTTTGGCCTTTTCTTTTGTGTAAAACATTAATTAACTAAGTacttctttttatatatataaagccaTATATTGCGTTATGACTTATAAATGACGCATTCTATTCTCTTTTGGCAAACCCTGGGACTGAGTTTATGAATGAGAAGGGTTGGGGTGGGGTTGGTGCACTGGTCGGGTGCGAATCGAGGCGAGTTGGACGTGGGTCGTGCATCATAGGTCGGTTACATGGATAATTTAAAGTACTAGTAGTATTTATTATTGTGATAAAAAGTAATAATCGTCATGAAAAAGAATAATTTTTGTCCTTTCACAATAATTGTTATTCTTACTCCCAATAACTTGtactattcatttatttatgatCAAATAATAGTTGTTGCAAGAAAAAATAACCATGATATGAAAAAatgtaatattaaaaaataaccattgatatgaataaagataatgttaaatcaaataaaaaatgcgagaacttgtacttttcgtttatttggtcaagtaattattattgtagaaaaaaataaccattgatataaagaaatataatattaaaaagtaACCATTAATTAATATGAAGAAAGATAATGTATTAATATGAATAAAGGTAATGTTTaaatcaaatgaaaaaaaaaatgagaaattgtCCGTTTCATTTATTTGGTCAATTG harbors:
- the LOC131013039 gene encoding F-box/kelch-repeat protein At3g23880-like; its protein translation is METRNTRRSLHLPEEIIEEILSRLAVKSVLRLRCVLKSWRSLIDSERFIKTHLQNSLKDTAFSHHRLIPYYSLTLSGYRELFYIVGCCNGLVCCIIHELGRFFLWNPATRISKELPKIENVDRLLSTYGFGWDESTGVYKVFVLFYPSSRGSKRMGKVYSSNTNSWKTVERCDFLRVHGKGHFVNGKLHWLREEKNVREIVTFDLKKEEFGLMKLPYESISVRLGVNEGRLITTCENKDEFDIWVMEQDSSWVKVKATDVVVYEPSSECILLQDLLCTSHENSILIFGRAYKVLRGSTLKLYDRVYHKKGEAYSPPHLYVQTLVSPVLLSSS
- the LOC131013040 gene encoding glycine cleavage system H protein 2, mitochondrial-like isoform X1, producing MASKLWATRLASYLKISAHNRGLATVVDDLKYAESHEWVKVEGNCVTIGISDHALDHLGHIIFVGLPDEGAEVKQGAVFGTVESMKSTSDINSPVSGKVVEVNTELTGSPGLMNASPYERGWMAKVEMANAEEVKSLMDPEHYSKFCEEK
- the LOC131013040 gene encoding glycine cleavage system H protein 2, mitochondrial-like isoform X2, with translation MASKLWATRLASYLKISAHNRGLATVVDDLKYAESHEWVKVEGNCVTIGISDHALDHLGHIIFVGLPDEGAEVKQGAVFGTVESMKSTSDINSPVSGKVVEVNTELTGSPGLVSYKDECKPLRKGMDGKGGDG